Within bacterium, the genomic segment CTGCGTGAAGACTGGAATTCCGGCGACCGCCTCGAGACAGAGGTGGTCAAGATCTCGGACATCTATGATGAGTTTAGCTGGGGTCTGACCGATCCCGTCGCCATCCGGGATTTTCTCGCCTATGTCTATAATGCCTGGGGACATCCGGGGTATGTGCTTCTGCTCGGTGATGGTCACTACGATTACCGCAACCTTTATAAATACAACACCCCCAACCTGATCCCACCCTATGAGAGCCCCGAGACCTCGGAAATCTCGTCGCGCACCTGCGATGACTGGTTCACCTACCTGAAGGGATCCGGCAACGGTGCGCAGATGGCCATCGGCCGGCTGCCGGTCCGGACCGTCGACGAGGCGCAGGGAGTGATTACCAAGCTCATTGACTACGAGACCAAATCTGCGGCCGAGGAGTGGCGCAAGACGGTGACGATTGTCGGCGATGACGAGCTGGTCTCTGGCGGCAAGGGGGAAGAGGTTGAGCATACCCGCCAGTCGGAATGGCTGGCCGAGCATTATGTCCCGCCCGCCCTTAATGTCGAAAAGATCTATTTGATGGAATATCCGGCGGTGCGCACGGCCAGCATTTCTGGGGTGACCAAACCCCAGGCCAGCGAGGCTTTTATCAACCGCATCAACCAGGGGAGCCTGCTGATCAACTTCATCGGCCATGGCGCCGACGAGCTGCTGACCCATGAGAATATTTTCAATCTCTCGACCGATTTTGAAAAGGTTCAAAACGCCCAGCGCTATGCCCTCTGGGTCGCCTCGACCTGCGAATTTGCCTATTGGGACCAGCCGCAGAAGCAGAGTTTTGCCGAGTATCTGGTCAATGCGGCGGGGCGCGGCGCGGTGGGCATGATCTCTTCGAGCCGGCTGGTCTATTCCAGCGAGAATGCGTCGCTCAATTACAATCTTTTCAATCAGCTTTTTGGCTCCTACGAATCGACCGGCAAGGTTGCCCGCATCGGCGATGCCTTCATGTTCGCCAAACGCACCTCATCGGCCAGCCAACTCAACAACGAAAAATTCGTCCTGCTCGGCGACCCGGCGATGCGCTTGGAGGCGCCGCGCTACCGGGCCACGGTGGACTCCCTGGCGCCCGGCAAGAGCCTGCAAGCGCTGACGCATTTTACGATCGCGGGAAGCATGGATAGAGGCGGCGTCTTGTGGAATGATTTCAGCGGGACTCTGTTGCTGCGGGTCTTCGATGCGCGCAAGCCGCGGACGCATGTCACCGAAGGCGGCACAACGGTTGATTATATCCTGCCGGGCAACACCATTTTTCGCGGGACTGCGGGCAGCGCTGCTGGCCGGTTCGCTGCGCAGTTCATCGTACCCAAGGACATCTCCTACGGTGGCAGCGACGGCCGGATCAGTCTTTATCTCTGGAGCAAGGAAGGTGAGGGCACGGGCTATCTGAACAATCTCACGGTAGACGGCTCGGCCCTGGGTTTGGTCGATCGTGAGGGGCCGGCGATCAAAATCCATTTCGGCAACCCCTCGTTCGCCTCAGGGGACTATACTACGCCCAATCCGATCCTCCATGTGCTGATTCAGGATACCCTCAGCGGCGTCAACATCGCCGGCGATATCGGTCATCAGATCATTATGCATCTGGATGAGGAAGAGGGTAAAAACATCACCGAGAGGTTCCAGTATAATACCGGCAGTTACACCGCCGGCGAGCTCACCTATCCGCTGGTTCAGCTGACTCCTGGGCGTCATACCCTGTCGGTCAAGGCCTGGGACAACTCCAATAATTCGACTTCCGCGGAGGTCGAGTTCATCGTCGTGGCGGAGACGGGATTGACTTTGAACAATCTGCTCAATTATCCGAATCCGATGTCGAGCCGGACGCAATTCACGTTCGAGGCGAGCCAGGAAGCGGAGGTCACCATCCAGCTCTATACAGTCTCGGGTCGGCTGGTGCGCAAATTTCCGGCGATGCAGGCGGTGGTGGGCTTCAATATCTATCCGGAACTCTGGGATGGCACGGATGCGGAAGGGGATCCGGTTGCCAACGGGGTCTATCTCTATCGGGTCCAGGCGCGGAATGGCAAAGGCGGGGATTCGGCGGAGACGGACGCCATCGGTAAGGTTATTGTAGCACGATGAGCGCTCATCTCATGGAGGCGGCACGCTACTTTTGATCGAGGACGTCGCGCACCTTGCGGGTGATGCTTTCGAGCGTGAAGGGTTTGGCAATGAAGGCGACATTCTCGCGGTCGACATTTTCGTAGGCCATCAGGACATCACTGGCGTAGCCTGACATATAGAGCACCTTGAGATTGGGATGGGTTGTGCGCAACCGCTCCGCCAACTGTGCGCCTCCCATTTGCGGCATCACCACATCGGTGAGGAGCAGGTCAATGGCGCCGCCATGACGCTCGCTGGCGATCACGGCTTCGCCGGCCAAGGCCGCCTCGATCACCTTGTATCCTTGCAGTTGCAGCATCCGCGCAGTCAGTATGCGCACATCCTCCTCGTCCTCCACCAGCAGAATGGTCTCCTTTCCCCTCGGCAGCGTGTCATAGGCATTCCGCAGATCGGTCTCGGCAGCGGCCTCCTCCACTTGCGGCAAAAAGAGCCGGAACAGTGTTCCCTTGCCCTTCTCACTGTAGCACTCGATATGTCCCTTGTTCTGGCGGACGATGCCGAAGACTGTTGGCAGCCCCAGTCCGGTGCCCTGTTCCTTGGTAGTGAAGAAGGGCTCGAAGATGCGCGCCCGGGTCTCCTCGCTCATACCCTCCCCGTTGTCCTCCACCGAGAGCAGCATAAAGCGTCCAGGCGAAGCGTCGATATGGTCGCGGCAATACTGTTCGTCCAGGGTGACGCGGTCGGTTTCGATCACCAGCTTGCCGCCCTTGGGCATGGCGTCGCGGGCGTTGACCACCAGATTGACGATGATCTGTTCCACTTCCGCCGGATCGGCCTTGATATTGCCGGCGCCCTCCTTGAAGCGGGTGACCAGTTCGATATTCTCATTGATCAGGCGTTTCAGCACGCTAACCATATCGATGAGGGTGGCATTGAGGTCGATTACCTTTTGTTCCATCGGGGTGCGCCGGCTGAACGCAAGTAGCTGTTTGGTATGGGTTGAGGCGCGGGAACAGGCCTTGATGATCTGCTGAACGTGGCTGTAAAGGGGATCGCTTGGCAGGATGGATTTGATCATCAGTTCGGAGTAACCGTTGATGATGGTGAGCAGATTGTTGAAGTCGTGCGCCACGCCGCCGGCGAGGCGGCCGATGGCGTCCATTTTTTCCGCATGGTAGACCTGCTTCTGCAGATCGATCTCATGGGTGACATCGCGTTTGACCGCGACGTAGCTGATGATCTGGCCGCTGCGCTCCTTGATCGGGGAGATGGTCGCCTCCTCTTCAAAGAGTGAGCCATCCTTGCGCTGGTTGATGAAATGGCCATGCCAGCTTTTACCGCTCATCAGGGCGGTCCAGATTTCGTGGTAAAATGCGGCGTCATGTTTGCCGCTGCTGAGGAGACGGGGATTTTGGCCGAGGACCTCCTCCTTGGTATAGCCGGTCACCCGCTCGAAGGCGGGGTTGACATAGAGGATGCGGTTCTCGACGTCGG encodes:
- a CDS encoding PAS domain S-box protein, with product METGLRLLIIEEDAQQAEVIAREFKNSGLAGELIRVNTAKGFSQALTRKPDLIIANYFLPAFDALRALAHLQENHSDIPLIVVSASIDSEIAVACMKAGAADVIQTDHLFRLAESAREAIQKRELERRTRRINKALHFTKFAVDHAAIAIYWLSPAGRFSLANAAGLKLLGCTMSELGDLTIAAVEPNMVPEKWQALLKKLDGQEAVTYECRLSTKAGRIIPAELTLNQIQMEEQKYILCFARDISDHQRSEAEYSRLVIAIEQAAESIMITDVENRILYVNPAFERVTGYTKEEVLGQNPRLLSSGKHDAAFYHEIWTALMSGKSWHGHFINQRKDGSLFEEEATISPIKERSGQIISYVAVKRDVTHEIDLQKQVYHAEKMDAIGRLAGGVAHDFNNLLTIINGYSELMIKSILPSDPLYSHVQQIIKACSRASTHTKQLLAFSRRTPMEQKVIDLNATLIDMVSVLKRLINENIELVTRFKEGAGNIKADPAEVEQIIVNLVVNARDAMPKGGKLVIETDRVTLDEQYCRDHIDASPGRFMLLSVEDNGEGMSEETRARIFEPFFTTKEQGTGLGLPTVFGIVRQNKGHIECYSEKGKGTLFRLFLPQVEEAAAETDLRNAYDTLPRGKETILLVEDEEDVRILTARMLQLQGYKVIEAALAGEAVIASERHGGAIDLLLTDVVMPQMGGAQLAERLRTTHPNLKVLYMSGYASDVLMAYENVDRENVAFIAKPFTLESITRKVRDVLDQK
- the porU gene encoding type IX secretion system sortase PorU, with translation MRRYSVLLYLGFWAAAAAAGTMGVRTLSSSSSGLVLEFIPQNWRIDSVRVDGRARLTFQFAGAEMTGAPGAPMLPARTVVAGIPPQGGVSLRVVTAEYEMRRGAVMPMGRLVPDGTLSRTVYDAVGSAASSQTFGPEVAVLSEPQEFRGQRTVRVTFHPVQAAPGLDQLRLYRRVVVELTFSGAGTTMAVAAAAGAEEGLYKELLVNYQQARSWRSAVPPRLAKPARTNFPGDNWYKIIIHGDGKGNKEGLYKITAAALSQAGVPLASIDPTTLQLFNNGGRELAENIATPRPDSLIENAILVSGESDGKFDSGDYILFYGRSLEGKYFSRSDGKYLHYINHYGYDNVYWLTFGLARGKRMQRRTSLPVIGELESSFKDLAFIEDEKSNIYKSGSDWLGFELARDKATYSQVFALPGAVPQALAAFRFQVAATTSGSHLFKMNVNGNTLGQVSLTGQLSAYSVRLSEFNAAGVLLDGNNTLGIDYVATSDISQAYVDWIEVEYPRRFQAVGDQLLFNAPLRDGTAAWAVGNFNRSEIAVYDVTSFSDVSVIEATQIEGATVRFADTVNSTMPRRYLAVTPAAYLAVSDIQHDASSNLRQARDIDYIIITHDHFYQQAMQLESLREDWNSGDRLETEVVKISDIYDEFSWGLTDPVAIRDFLAYVYNAWGHPGYVLLLGDGHYDYRNLYKYNTPNLIPPYESPETSEISSRTCDDWFTYLKGSGNGAQMAIGRLPVRTVDEAQGVITKLIDYETKSAAEEWRKTVTIVGDDELVSGGKGEEVEHTRQSEWLAEHYVPPALNVEKIYLMEYPAVRTASISGVTKPQASEAFINRINQGSLLINFIGHGADELLTHENIFNLSTDFEKVQNAQRYALWVASTCEFAYWDQPQKQSFAEYLVNAAGRGAVGMISSSRLVYSSENASLNYNLFNQLFGSYESTGKVARIGDAFMFAKRTSSASQLNNEKFVLLGDPAMRLEAPRYRATVDSLAPGKSLQALTHFTIAGSMDRGGVLWNDFSGTLLLRVFDARKPRTHVTEGGTTVDYILPGNTIFRGTAGSAAGRFAAQFIVPKDISYGGSDGRISLYLWSKEGEGTGYLNNLTVDGSALGLVDREGPAIKIHFGNPSFASGDYTTPNPILHVLIQDTLSGVNIAGDIGHQIIMHLDEEEGKNITERFQYNTGSYTAGELTYPLVQLTPGRHTLSVKAWDNSNNSTSAEVEFIVVAETGLTLNNLLNYPNPMSSRTQFTFEASQEAEVTIQLYTVSGRLVRKFPAMQAVVGFNIYPELWDGTDAEGDPVANGVYLYRVQARNGKGGDSAETDAIGKVIVAR